Proteins encoded within one genomic window of Sebastes fasciatus isolate fSebFas1 chromosome 18, fSebFas1.pri, whole genome shotgun sequence:
- the LOC141756484 gene encoding 12-(S)-hydroxy-5,8,10,14-eicosatetraenoic acid receptor-like, producing MESNTTNGSGFHHGEECDASNKALYKFYAAVMIIILILALPLNASVLHLFIFKLKFWKSNSNNIFLFNLVLADILLLICLPIKAYNFIHGERRNKDDTICKAMLFMLFLNRGASIAFLTVTSIDRYFNVVHPGRKNLLRALKKSPQISIIIWVLLLPLTIPTMLKNFDCCNSLNREAGATKEDLLVTGVEDKLRETVFFTQILIPFVILVYCTVRIVNRLRRKTVGDRTKLRRAMFLVTAVMVVFSVCFLPCTIARAVLLIARVKDWPDAREDRAAAFFDGLMVLSYMDCLLDPLVYCFCSTKFKSIYLSNYFPFLLKGDQVPVESSTGNTTQPRRNNVIPKSPKPEAVSMCNATCTTTI from the exons ATGGAATCAAACACAACCAATGGATCTGGTTTCCACCATGGCGAGGAATGCGATGCCTCAAACAAGGCGCTGTATAAGTTCTATGCAGCTGTCATGATTATAATTTTGATCCTAGCGTTGCCTCTGAATGCATCTGTCCTCCACCTCTTCATATTCAAGCTGAAATTCTGGAAATCCAACAGCAATAACATCTTCCTTTTCAACCTGGTGTTGGCTGACATTCTGCTGCTCATCTGTTTGCCCATAAAGGCATACAACTTCATCCACGGAGAGAGGAGGAATAAAGACGACACAATCTGCAAAGCTATGCtcttcatgttgtttttaaacCGAGGGGCCAGCATTGCCTTCCTGACGGTGACCTCCATTGATCGATACTTTAATGTGGTGCACCCCGGTCGAAAGAATCTCCTGAGAGCGCTCAAGAAATCTCCTCAGATCTCGATCATCATCTGGGTGCTTCTTCTGCCTCTCACCATTCCCACCATGCTCAAGAACTTTGACTGCTGCAACAGCCTCAACCGAGAAGCTGGTGCCACAAAAGAGGATCTCTTGGTTACG GGTGTGGAGGACAAGTTGCGAGAAACGGTCTTCTTCACCCAGATCCTCATCCCTTTCGTCATCCTGGTCTACTGCACGGTACGCATCGTCAACCGGCTCAGGAGAAAAACAGTCGGGGACAGGACCAAGCTGAGGAGAGCAATGTTTTTGGTGACCGCCGTCATGGTGGTCTTCTCCGTCTGCTTCCTCCCCTGCACCATAGCCAGGGCGGTTCTGCTGATCGCCCGGGTCAAAGACTGGCCTGACGCCAGAGAGGATAGAGCTGCCGCGTTCTTTGATGGCCTCATGGTCCTCTCCTACATGGACTGTCTGCTGGATCCGCTGGTCTACTGCTTCTGTAGCACCAAGTTTAAAAGCATTTATCTCTCCAATTATTTCCCTTTCTTACTGAAAGGCGATCAAGTGCCGGTAGAGAGCTCAACGGGAAACACAACGCAACCTCGACGCAATAATGTCATTCCAAAATCACCAAAACCAGAGGCTGTTTCTATGTGTAATGCAACCTGTACAACCACTATCTGA